A stretch of Onychomys torridus chromosome 2, mOncTor1.1, whole genome shotgun sequence DNA encodes these proteins:
- the Tnfrsf1b gene encoding tumor necrosis factor receptor superfamily member 1B: protein MAPATLWVALVIGLQLWATGHTVPTQITLTPYMPEPGVTCQDPKEYYNNNVQMCCAACPPGQHVKHFCTKTSDTVCSDCEDGTYTKLWNRLSTCLSCGSRCGYDQVKTRACTKQQNRVCACKADMYCALQTNTDSCRQCMRLSKCGPGFGVASTRSANGNVVCRACAPGTFSDITSSTDVCRPHRICSILAIPGNASTDAVCAPESPSPSTVSGIVYMPQPEATRSHPLEPEPEPSQTPTTISVFVKSEPSTKGGISLPIGLIGGVTALGLLVLGLVNCLILVQKKKKPSCLQREAKAPHLPDEKSLGATGLEQQHLLTTAPSSSSSSLESSAGVGDRRVPARSQPQAAAAEETRGSQEACAGSRSSVERSGPLASGATEVNMNMNLVVNSEQPNCPGGHENPSRLLNPMSLRFLICCSDCCARCLPVLMQPSLPAAPLPAVYPREHSCLLLFLPSESPASPARDDLSVPLSTS, encoded by the exons ATGGCGCCCGCCACCCTCTGGGTCGCTCTGGTCATCGGACTGCAGCTATGGGCCACCGGGCACACCGTGCCTACCCAG ATTACCTTGACACCCTACATGCCAGAACCTGGAGTCACGTGCCAGGACCCAAAGGAATACTATAACAACAACGTTCAGATGTGCTGTGCCGCATGTCCTCCCG GCCAGCATGTGAAACACTTCTGCACCAAAACCTCAGACACAGTGTGCTCCGACTGTGAGGACGGCACGTACACCAAGCTCTGGAACAGGCTCTCCACGTGCCTGAGTTGTGGTTCTCGCTGTGGCTATG aCCAGGTGAAGACCCGTGCGTGTACTAAACAACAGAACCGAGTATGTGCCTGCAAAGCTGACATGTACTGTGCCTTGCAAACCAATACTGACAGCTGTCGACAGTGCATGAGGCTGAGCAAGTGTGGTCCTGGATTTGGAGTGGCCAGTACAA GATCTGCAAATGGAAACGTGGTGTGCAGGGCCTGTGCCCCAGGGACATTCTCTGACATCACATCATCCACAGATGTGTGCAGGCCCCACCGCAT ATGTAGCATCCTTGCCATTCCTGGAAATGCAAGCACAGATGCAGTCTGTGCACCTGAGTCCCCATCCCCAAGCACCGTCTCAGGAATAGTCTACATGCCTCAGCCAGAGGCCACAAGATCCCACCCcctggagccagagccagagcccagCCAAACTCCAACCACCATCTCTGTCTTTGTCAAAAGTGAACCGAGCACCAAGGGTGGTATCTCTCTTCCAATTG GTCTGATCGGTGGAGTGACAGCTCTGGGTCTGCTGGTGTTAGGGCTGGTGAACTGCCTCATCCTGGTGCAGAAGAAAA aGAAGCCCTCCTGCCTACAAAGAGAAGCCAAGGCG cCTCACCTGCCCGATGAGAAGTCCCTGGGTGCCACAGGCCTAGAGCAGCAGCACCTGTTGACCACAGCACCCAGTTCCAGCAGCAGCTCCCTGGAGAGCTCAGCCGGCGTTGGTGACAGGAGGGTGCCCGCTCGAAGCCAGCCCCAGGCAGCGGCTGCAGAGGAGACCCGAGGGTCTCAGGAGGCCTGTGCAGGCTCCCGGAGTTCAG TGGAAAGGTCAGGCCCACTGGCTAGTGGGGCAACAGAAGTAAACATGAACATGAATTTGGTTGTTAACTCAGAGCAGCCCAACTGCCCTGGAGGCCATGAGAATCCGAGCAGGCTCCTTAATCCCATGAGCCTCCGTTTCCTCATCTG CTGCAGCGACTGTTGTGCCCGGTGCTTGCCAGTGCTCATGCAACCGTCCCTGCCTGCAGCACCCCTGCCTGCTGTCTACCCACGGGAGCACTCGTGTCTGCTTCTGTTTTTGCCATCTGAGTCCCCAGCCTCACCAGCACGTGATGACTTGTCAGTGCCCCTCAGTACAAGCTGA